A stretch of the Planktothricoides raciborskii GIHE-MW2 genome encodes the following:
- a CDS encoding C1 family peptidase: MAKTYQASYLVEKSTGKKIKIGGCMRSQKAPPKARAYATSRYGSQELPPKVDLRQHMTKVEDQSSVNSCTANALVGAYEYLAKRILGFSGDVSRLFVYFNARKYDRIKGDQGSTISGSIAVLEEMGACTEETWPYDPKLVNKRPADEAYEEAKQFLIEEAEEINVDLYAMKHCLAEGYPFAFGLLLFNSFDHARRQGIVPMPNLDTEEGRKTHGAHAMLCVGYSDKSQAFIVRNSWGEDWGDKGYCYIPYNYMTDPDLCWDCWTIRALTDLDFSPDVWYEDDDRNYYYEAYEEEEDTEEEYYYYDDEDDDEYDDEDDDEYDDEDDDEYDDEDDDEYDDEDDDEYDDEDDDEYDEDDDEYDDEDDDDEYDDEDDDEYDDEDDDDEYDDEDDDEYDDEDDDEYDEDDDEYDDEDDDEYDDEDDDEYDDEDDDDDES; the protein is encoded by the coding sequence ATGGCCAAAACCTATCAGGCATCTTATTTAGTGGAAAAGTCCACTGGTAAAAAAATCAAAATCGGTGGCTGTATGCGATCGCAAAAAGCCCCCCCAAAAGCCAGAGCTTATGCCACCAGTCGCTATGGATCTCAAGAATTACCCCCGAAAGTTGACCTCCGTCAGCACATGACCAAAGTTGAAGATCAATCCAGTGTCAACAGTTGTACCGCCAATGCTTTAGTCGGAGCTTATGAATATCTTGCCAAAAGAATTTTAGGCTTTTCGGGAGATGTGAGCCGTCTATTTGTTTATTTCAATGCCCGGAAATACGATCGCATCAAAGGAGATCAAGGCAGCACCATTTCTGGCAGCATTGCCGTATTAGAAGAAATGGGTGCTTGCACCGAAGAAACTTGGCCTTATGATCCAAAATTAGTCAACAAGCGGCCTGCCGATGAAGCGTATGAAGAAGCGAAACAATTTCTCATCGAAGAAGCGGAAGAAATTAATGTGGATCTGTACGCGATGAAACATTGTTTAGCCGAGGGATATCCGTTTGCTTTTGGACTATTACTATTTAATTCTTTTGATCATGCTCGTCGCCAGGGAATTGTCCCTATGCCGAATTTAGATACGGAAGAAGGGCGAAAAACTCACGGAGCCCATGCGATGCTCTGCGTTGGCTATTCTGATAAATCTCAAGCCTTCATTGTGCGTAACTCTTGGGGAGAGGACTGGGGAGACAAAGGTTATTGTTATATTCCATATAACTATATGACTGATCCTGATTTATGTTGGGACTGCTGGACAATTCGAGCGTTGACTGACCTCGATTTTAGCCCTGATGTCTGGTACGAGGATGACGATCGCAACTACTACTATGAAGCATATGAAGAAGAGGAAGACACCGAAGAAGAGTATTACTATTATGATGATGAAGACGATGACGAATACGATGATGAAGACGATGACGAATATGATGATGAAGATGATGACGAATATGATGATGAAGACGATGACGAATATGATGATGAAGACGATGACGAATATGATGATGAAGACGATGACGAATATGATGAAGACGATGACGAATATGATGATGAAGACGACGATGACGAATATGATGATGAAGACGATGACGAATATGATGATGAAGACGACGATGACGAATATGATGATGAAGACGATGACGAATATGATGATGAAGACGATGACGAATATGATGAAGACGATGACGAATATGATGATGAAGACGATGACGAATATGATGATGAAGACGATGACGAATATGATGATGAAGACGATGATGATGACGAGAGTTAA
- a CDS encoding DUF5357 family protein: MSPIFQQIKDYVNLFKPPKAISWQTIILLSMFSGLFAFFAYILPGNNGIIAANFTANFALLFLIIGVFWLLTEKRSKFFGIKLRPIIVSLLICVFLFKTIEINFVFVFGQFAPILCGLMAIIPEFFNNFKPKQPQPEKLKELINIFLIYLLISCWFTFYVFIQNWAEINYPKNFYINQNFSQSFFVVQTLPIQDKSFSISSKISEDILNYFEVYLNKQLNAKPWSRVEAYLKMLNSQYLKNKINQVLINQIEDSQWSVRLEVEPIDGINPSTISEYNLTLWVILSGNNDNPEQYKLKKTCKVRQSFINPSSSHPKAVAEFICEKTSVIQPRHNP, encoded by the coding sequence ATGAGTCCAATATTTCAACAGATAAAAGACTACGTTAACCTTTTTAAGCCACCGAAAGCTATTTCATGGCAAACCATCATACTGCTGAGTATGTTTTCTGGTTTATTTGCATTTTTTGCATATATTTTACCTGGCAATAATGGGATAATTGCCGCTAATTTTACGGCAAATTTTGCTTTATTATTTTTAATAATAGGTGTTTTTTGGCTGCTAACGGAAAAACGTTCAAAATTTTTTGGCATTAAACTGAGACCCATTATAGTTAGCTTATTAATTTGTGTATTTTTATTTAAAACCATAGAAATTAATTTCGTGTTTGTGTTTGGGCAATTTGCCCCAATCCTTTGTGGACTGATGGCGATTATACCGGAATTTTTTAACAATTTTAAACCTAAGCAACCTCAGCCAGAAAAGCTCAAAGAATTAATCAACATTTTTTTGATTTACTTATTAATCAGTTGTTGGTTTACTTTTTACGTTTTTATCCAAAATTGGGCTGAAATAAATTATCCTAAAAACTTTTATATTAATCAAAATTTTAGCCAAAGTTTTTTTGTGGTGCAGACATTACCAATTCAGGACAAAAGTTTTTCTATAAGTAGCAAAATATCAGAAGATATTTTAAATTATTTTGAAGTATATCTAAACAAACAATTAAATGCTAAACCTTGGTCAAGAGTTGAAGCTTATTTAAAAATGTTAAACTCTCAATATTTGAAAAATAAAATTAATCAAGTGTTAATCAATCAAATAGAAGACAGCCAATGGTCAGTGAGACTTGAAGTAGAGCCGATTGACGGCATCAATCCATCAACAATCTCAGAATATAATTTAACCTTATGGGTAATATTGTCAGGAAATAATGATAATCCAGAGCAATATAAGCTCAAAAAAACTTGTAAAGTTAGGCAAAGTTTTATAAATCCTTCTAGTTCCCACCCCAAAGCAGTTGCTGAATTTATTTGCGAAAAAACAAGCGTGATTCAGCCCCGTCATAATCCTTAA
- a CDS encoding NAD-dependent epimerase, with translation MTKLLITGVAGFIGFYVAKNISKQKINIIGIDNLNDYYEVALKEARLSQLNQLDNFQFEQLDLSDRAGMADLFARHQPEKVVHLAAQAGVRYSLTNPHTYVDSNLVGFVNILEGCRHNQVKHLVFASSSSVYGANTKMPFSVNDNVDHPVSLYAATKKANELMAHTYSHLYGLPTTGLRFFTVYGPWGRPDMAYFLFTKAILEGQPIKVFNQGRMRRDFTYIDDIVEGIIRVLDHIPQPNPAYAFDCGSPGSSAAPYKIYNIGNNQPVELLQFIEVLEDCLGVKAQKQMMPMQPGDVLATYADIEDLSKDVGFKPSTPIEVGIRHFVDWYRSYYQV, from the coding sequence ATGACTAAACTATTAATAACTGGAGTCGCCGGTTTCATTGGTTTTTATGTTGCCAAAAATATCTCAAAACAAAAAATTAATATTATTGGTATCGATAACTTAAATGATTACTATGAAGTTGCTTTAAAAGAAGCCAGATTATCCCAATTAAATCAGTTGGATAATTTTCAATTTGAGCAATTAGATTTAAGCGATCGCGCAGGAATGGCCGACTTATTTGCCCGTCATCAACCGGAAAAAGTCGTACATTTAGCCGCTCAAGCCGGAGTCCGCTATTCTCTGACCAATCCCCATACTTATGTAGATAGCAATTTAGTTGGCTTTGTCAATATTCTAGAAGGTTGTCGGCACAATCAAGTCAAACATCTCGTATTTGCTTCCTCCAGTTCGGTCTATGGTGCCAACACCAAAATGCCCTTTTCCGTAAATGACAACGTAGACCATCCAGTCAGCCTTTATGCTGCTACCAAAAAAGCCAATGAATTGATGGCACATACTTACAGTCATCTATATGGTTTACCCACCACCGGATTACGATTTTTTACAGTTTATGGGCCTTGGGGACGCCCTGACATGGCCTATTTTTTATTTACTAAAGCAATTCTAGAAGGACAGCCAATTAAAGTATTTAACCAAGGTCGAATGCGCCGTGATTTTACATATATTGATGATATTGTTGAGGGAATTATTAGAGTGTTAGATCATATTCCTCAACCCAATCCAGCTTATGCTTTTGATTGTGGTTCTCCTGGAAGTAGTGCGGCTCCTTATAAGATTTATAATATTGGCAATAATCAACCAGTGGAATTACTTCAGTTCATTGAAGTGTTAGAAGATTGTTTGGGAGTAAAAGCCCAAAAACAAATGATGCCCATGCAGCCAGGAGATGTCCTAGCCACTTATGCGGATATTGAGGATTTATCCAAAGATGTGGGCTTTAAGCCAAGTACACCAATTGAAGTGGGAATTCGTCACTTTGTTGACTGGTATCGGTCTTATTATCAAGTATAA